A window from Sus scrofa isolate TJ Tabasco breed Duroc chromosome 2, Sscrofa11.1, whole genome shotgun sequence encodes these proteins:
- the CCNH gene encoding cyclin-H isoform X2, whose amino-acid sequence MYHNSSQKRHWTFASEEQLARLRADANRKFRCKAVANGKVLPNDPIFLEPHEEMILCKYYEKRLLEFCSVFKPAMPRSVVGTACMYFKRFYLNNSVMEYHPRIIMLTCAFLACKVDEFNVSSPQFVGNLRESPLGQEKALEQILEYELLLIQQLNFHLIVHNPYRPFEGFLIDLKTRYPMLENPEILRKTADDFLSRVALTDAHLLYTPSQIALTAILSSASRAGITMESYLSESLMLKENRTSLSQLLDIMKSMRNLVKKYEPPRSEEVAVLKQKLERCHSPELALNVITKKRKGYEDDDYVSKKSKHEEEEWTDDDLVDSL is encoded by the exons ATGTACCACAATAGTAGCCAGAAGCGGCACTGGACTTTCGCCAGTGAGGAGCAGCTAGCCCGGTTGCGGGCCGACGCCAACCGCAAATTCAGATGCAAAGCAGTGGCGAATGGGAAG GTTCTTCCAAATGACCCAATCTTTCTTGAGCCTCATGAAGAAATGATACTCTGCAAATACTATGAGAAAAGATTATTGGAATTCTGTTCAGTGTTTAAGCCAGCAATGCCAAGGTCTGTTGTG GGTACGGCTTGTATGTATTTCAAGCGTTTTTATCTTAATAACTCAGTTATGGAATATCACCCCCGGATAATAAT GCTCACTTGTGCATTTTTGGCCTGCAAGGTAGATGAATTCAATGTATCTAGTCCACAATTTGTTGGAAATCTGCGGGAGAGTCCTCTTGGACAAGAGAAAGCACTTGAACAGATTTTGGAATATGAACTGCTCCTTATACAACAGCTTAATTTCCACCTTATTGTCCACAATCCTTATAGACCTTTTGAGGGCTTTCTCATTGATTTAAAG ACTCGATATCCCATGTTGGAGAATCCAGAGATTTTGAGGAAGACAGCTGATGACTTTCTCAGTAGAGTTGCATTGACGGATGCTCACCTTTTATACACACCTTCCCAGATTGCCCTGACTGCCATTTTATCTAGTGCATCCAGAGCAGGAATTACTATGGAAAG ttatTTATCAGAAAGTCTGATGCTCAAAGAGAACAGAACTAGCCTGTCACAGTTACTAGATATTATGAAAA gCATGAGAAACTTGGTAAAAAAATATGAACCACCCAGATCTGAAGAAGTTGCTGTTCTGAAACAGAAGTTGGAGAGATGTCACTCTCCTGAGCTTGCACTTAACGTAATTAC CAAGAAGAGGAAAGGTTATGAAGATGATGATTATGTCTCAAAGAAATCCAAACATGAGGAG gaagAATGGACTGATGATGACCTGGTAGATTCCCTGTAA
- the CCNH gene encoding cyclin-H isoform X1 has translation MYHNSSQKRHWTFASEEQLARLRADANRKFRCKAVANGKVLPNDPIFLEPHEEMILCKYYEKRLLEFCSVFKPAMPRSVVGTACMYFKRFYLNNSVMEYHPRIIMLTCAFLACKVDEFNVSSPQFVGNLRESPLGQEKALEQILEYELLLIQQLNFHLIVHNPYRPFEGFLIDLKTRYPMLENPEILRKTADDFLSRVALTDAHLLYTPSQIALTAILSSASRAGITMESYLSESLMLKENRTSLSQLLDIMKSMRNLVKKYEPPRSEEVAVLKQKLERCHSPELALNVITKKRKGYEDDDYVSKKSKHEEVCSPKEEWTDDDLVDSL, from the exons ATGTACCACAATAGTAGCCAGAAGCGGCACTGGACTTTCGCCAGTGAGGAGCAGCTAGCCCGGTTGCGGGCCGACGCCAACCGCAAATTCAGATGCAAAGCAGTGGCGAATGGGAAG GTTCTTCCAAATGACCCAATCTTTCTTGAGCCTCATGAAGAAATGATACTCTGCAAATACTATGAGAAAAGATTATTGGAATTCTGTTCAGTGTTTAAGCCAGCAATGCCAAGGTCTGTTGTG GGTACGGCTTGTATGTATTTCAAGCGTTTTTATCTTAATAACTCAGTTATGGAATATCACCCCCGGATAATAAT GCTCACTTGTGCATTTTTGGCCTGCAAGGTAGATGAATTCAATGTATCTAGTCCACAATTTGTTGGAAATCTGCGGGAGAGTCCTCTTGGACAAGAGAAAGCACTTGAACAGATTTTGGAATATGAACTGCTCCTTATACAACAGCTTAATTTCCACCTTATTGTCCACAATCCTTATAGACCTTTTGAGGGCTTTCTCATTGATTTAAAG ACTCGATATCCCATGTTGGAGAATCCAGAGATTTTGAGGAAGACAGCTGATGACTTTCTCAGTAGAGTTGCATTGACGGATGCTCACCTTTTATACACACCTTCCCAGATTGCCCTGACTGCCATTTTATCTAGTGCATCCAGAGCAGGAATTACTATGGAAAG ttatTTATCAGAAAGTCTGATGCTCAAAGAGAACAGAACTAGCCTGTCACAGTTACTAGATATTATGAAAA gCATGAGAAACTTGGTAAAAAAATATGAACCACCCAGATCTGAAGAAGTTGCTGTTCTGAAACAGAAGTTGGAGAGATGTCACTCTCCTGAGCTTGCACTTAACGTAATTAC CAAGAAGAGGAAAGGTTATGAAGATGATGATTATGTCTCAAAGAAATCCAAACATGAGGAGGTATGTTCTCCAAAG gaagAATGGACTGATGATGACCTGGTAGATTCCCTGTAA